A region from the Rheinheimera mangrovi genome encodes:
- a CDS encoding NADH:flavin oxidoreductase/NADH oxidase family protein, with product MLFEATTLPNGVLLKNRLVKAAMEENMAAAGQNPSAQLIELYRHWALGGTGLLISGNVMISRKALTGPGGVVLDAKSDLTLFQSWAEAGQQNGTKLILQLNHPGRQMPANLGQQAIAPSAVALDLGQFSKMFASPRAMTLDDIADFKQQFLSSSQLALQAGFTGVQIHAAHGYLLSQFLSPLVNQRQDQYGGPLENRARLLLELVTLLRNELPANFIISLKLNSADFQRGGFSTEDARQVLLWLNPLMLDFVELSGGSYEAPAMQGDSRDGSTLGREAYFLDFAKELQQSAQMPLMVTGGIQRLEVAEQVLQTGVALVGIATALALAPDLPNRWQQGEAVSPVLPAFSFAKKPLQSLAKMAYTRLMLRRLGQALPFWSIRRWPLAMLVLDQLRLARLSRRYKKQMGL from the coding sequence ATGTTGTTTGAAGCCACAACCCTGCCCAATGGCGTATTGCTGAAAAATCGGCTGGTAAAAGCCGCTATGGAAGAGAATATGGCCGCTGCCGGGCAAAATCCGTCGGCGCAGTTGATTGAGTTGTATCGGCACTGGGCTTTGGGTGGCACAGGCTTATTGATTTCCGGCAATGTGATGATCAGCCGCAAAGCGTTAACAGGACCAGGTGGTGTGGTACTGGATGCCAAATCGGATTTAACTTTGTTCCAAAGCTGGGCAGAAGCTGGCCAACAAAACGGCACTAAGCTGATTTTGCAGCTGAATCATCCTGGACGACAAATGCCAGCGAATTTGGGCCAACAGGCGATAGCGCCTTCGGCTGTGGCTTTAGATTTAGGCCAGTTCTCAAAGATGTTTGCCAGCCCCAGAGCTATGACGCTGGATGATATAGCCGATTTTAAACAACAGTTTTTGTCGAGTAGCCAACTGGCGTTGCAGGCAGGTTTTACCGGAGTGCAAATTCATGCGGCTCATGGTTATTTGCTTAGCCAGTTTTTATCACCGCTGGTGAATCAGCGTCAGGATCAGTACGGTGGCCCTTTAGAAAACCGTGCCCGTTTATTGCTGGAGCTGGTCACTTTATTGCGTAATGAATTGCCCGCCAATTTTATTATCAGCCTGAAGCTAAACTCAGCTGACTTTCAGCGTGGCGGTTTTTCCACAGAGGATGCGCGTCAGGTGTTGTTATGGCTCAACCCGCTGATGCTGGATTTTGTCGAGTTATCAGGCGGTAGCTACGAAGCTCCGGCTATGCAAGGCGATAGTCGTGATGGCTCGACGCTAGGGCGTGAGGCCTACTTTTTAGACTTTGCCAAAGAACTGCAGCAGTCTGCGCAAATGCCGTTGATGGTGACTGGCGGTATTCAAAGGTTAGAGGTGGCAGAGCAGGTGCTGCAAACTGGGGTTGCTTTAGTAGGCATAGCTACAGCTTTGGCTTTGGCGCCGGATTTACCAAATCGCTGGCAGCAAGGCGAAGCAGTAAGCCCGGTTTTACCTGCCTTTAGTTTTGCCAAAAAACCTCTGCAATCACTGGCAAAAATGGCTTATACAAGACTGATGTTACGCCGCTTAGGCCAGGCTTTGCCATTTTGGTCTATCCGCCGTTGGCCTCTGGCAATGCTGGTGCTGGATCAATTGCGGCTGGCCCGTCTAAGCCGTCGTTATAAAAAGCAGATGGGGTTGTGA
- a CDS encoding MerR family transcriptional regulator encodes MYRIGQLAKLLNVSESKLRFLEQQGVISPLRENSGYRYYSEDSKNRLEVILKAQQMGFSLKQIRSVQRHNHSGDQHPVDCQLLLPLLQQKLTEIDLQMQELQQQRHQIQELVGQLSTATT; translated from the coding sequence ATGTATCGTATTGGTCAACTTGCCAAACTACTCAATGTATCGGAATCAAAACTACGCTTTCTGGAACAACAAGGGGTGATCAGTCCGCTACGGGAAAACAGCGGTTACCGTTATTACAGCGAAGACAGCAAAAACCGGCTGGAAGTGATCTTAAAAGCTCAGCAAATGGGCTTTAGCCTAAAGCAAATCCGTTCAGTACAACGCCATAATCACAGCGGCGACCAACATCCGGTCGACTGCCAGTTACTATTGCCTCTGCTGCAACAAAAGCTGACAGAAATAGACCTGCAGATGCAGGAGTTACAGCAGCAAAGACATCAGATCCAGGAATTGGTTGGGCAGTTAAGCACTGCAACCACATAA
- a CDS encoding helix-turn-helix transcriptional regulator, whose amino-acid sequence MEEQTLYNRIAELRAARGLSQQQLADAIGVSRKTISTVETSRFTPSVVIALQMARYFEVPVEQIFSFDGFR is encoded by the coding sequence ATGGAAGAGCAAACCCTGTACAACAGAATTGCAGAGCTGCGCGCGGCCAGAGGGCTGTCGCAGCAGCAACTGGCCGATGCCATTGGCGTATCACGTAAAACCATCAGCACAGTAGAAACCAGCCGTTTTACCCCTTCAGTGGTGATAGCGTTGCAAATGGCGCGTTATTTTGAAGTGCCGGTAGAACAGATTTTCAGCTTTGATGGGTTTCGTTAA